From one Coffea eugenioides isolate CCC68of chromosome 11, Ceug_1.0, whole genome shotgun sequence genomic stretch:
- the LOC113753637 gene encoding probable disease resistance RPP8-like protein 2 isoform X1: MADPVVSVVIERTSNLLIQKIVFLKGVRRQVERLQNDLVRMRCFLNDADQRQDEDERIRNWVSEIRAAAYDAEDIIEIFASKVEFFTKDKGLVTKLTYYPLKIVSLNKIGKEIESLRMRLKEIADSREEYGIKNLREGMTTHGEELQRIRRSSPLNEDKDIVGFGEITKSLVSELLKGGKNRRVVSIIGMGGAGKTTLAKKVYNHADVRTRFNCRAWVCVSSSYNHKETLRTIIKQLNPMTNELLDMLERMQEQDLEERLYKDLQDKRYLVVLDDVWKEAAWDCLATRAFPDGSTSSRLLLTSRNLDVAVHADALSKPHELKTLGEEDSWQLFLKKALVHEANAVCPPDLEEVGREIVRRCAGLPLAITVIGGLLLGKKELKSEWEKVLSNFSTYLSRSQNGVSAILELSYADLPANLKFCFLYLGLFPEDSVISVRKLIHMWVAEGIMQKRDAENLEETAAYDDVERLCRRNMVQVAEMTIDERIKSCRVHDLLRDVAIRKAEDENFFQIHDTRDDKISAKSRYLAVHTLSRDKNYFGSSTPPLRSLLFFNIRRYGEDISLSFKSFRKLRIVDLENVEMGYDLPEGIGEFRLLRYLGLRRTSIERLPHSFGFLRNLQTLDIRNINRVIVSNFIWKLESLRHLHAYDIMSNVPLKIEGLRNLQTLSRIHFDHIMHNDMTTLTSLQKLGIWVDGTSEIDKLCTHLSEVGSLKTLHLYCLEQPQSLAGLSKLHHVTALKLFGRGLRTLPPDFPPNLSRLSLKETRLGADPMPVLEKLGQLSFLKMKDAYEGSQHMVISRNGFHRLKFLELRYLRVDEIKVEEGALPRLQCLRIRECYRLEKLPEELKHISTLDKLELVDMPKDFIRRLDADMVSIVPNLRIF; the protein is encoded by the coding sequence ATGGCTGACCCTGTTGTCTCTGTTGTTATTGAGAGAACTAGCAATCTGCTGATTCAAAAAATCGTTTTCCTGAAAGGCGTTCGACGACAAGTTGAGAGACTTCAAAATGATCTGGTCCGGATGCGGTGTTTCCTGAACGATGCTGATCAGAGGCAAGATGAAGATGAGAGGATCCGCAACTGGGTTTCTGAAATCAGAGCTGCGGCCTACGATGCGGAGGATATCATTGAGATCTTTGCCAGCAAAGTTGAGTTCTTCACAAAGGACAAGGGACTCGTCACCAAATTGACGTATTATCCCTTGAAAATTGTGAGCCTCAACAAGATCGGTAAAGAGATTGAGTCCTTACGGATGAGGCTCAAGGAGATTGCTGACAGCCGCGAAGAGTATGGTATCAAAAATCTTAGAGAGGGGATGACTACACATGGAGAAGAGCTTCAACGGATCAGGCGATCCTCTCCTCTCAACGAGGACAAGGATATAGTGGGCTTCGGGGAGATAACAAAATCGCTGGTGTCAGAACTTTTGAAAGGGGGCAAAAACCGCCGTGTGGTTTCGATCATTGGCATGGGAGGTGCTGGTAAGACAACTCTAGCCAAAAAAGTTTATAACCATGCTGACGTCAGGACAAGATTCAACTGCCGTGCTTGGGTATGCGTCTCTTCAAGCTACAATCACAAAGAGACGCTGAGGACAATCATAAAGCAATTAAATCCGATGACTAATGAGCTACTTGACATGTTGGAAAGGATGCAGGAGCAGGACTTGGAAGAAAGGCTGTATAAAGATCTACAAGATAAGCGTTATCTTGTGGTACTTGATGATGTATGGAAGGAAGCAGCGTGGGATTGTCTAGCCACGAGGGCCTTTCCTGATGGTAGTACATCAAGTAGATTGCTACTTACAAGTCGCAACTTGGATGTTGCCGTACACGCAGATGCTCTTAGCAAACCACATGAGTTGAAAACTTTGGGGGAGGAAGACAGCTGGCAGTTGTTTCTCAAAAAGGCCTTAGTCCATGAAGCTAATGCTGTGTGTCCTCCAGATTTGGAAGAAGTAGGTAGAGAGATTGTAAGGAGATGTGCTGGTCTGCCACTGGCCATCACAGTTATAGGTGGCCTGCTACTGGGCAAGAAAGAGTTGAAGAGTGAATGGGAGAAAGTTCTCAGCAACTTTAGCACATACCTATCAAGGAGCCAGAACGGAGTATCAGCAATTCTGGAATTAAGTTATGCAGATCTTCCTGccaatctgaaattttgcttTTTGTATTTGGGTTTGTTTCCCGAAGACTCTGTGATTTCTGTGCGCAAGTTGATCCATATGTGGGTTGCAGAGGGAATAATGCAGAAAAGAGATGCAGAAAATTTGGAGGAAACTGCAGCATATGATGATGTGGAACGACTTTGTCGCAGAAATATGGTCCAAGTGGCGGAAATGACTATTGATGAGAGAATTAAAAGCTGCAGAGTCCATGATTTGCTGCGAGACGTTGCAATCAGAAAGGCAgaggatgaaaatttttttcagaTCCATGACACCAGAGATGATAAAATATCAGCCAAATCCAGGTACCTTGCTGTTCATACTCTCTCTCgggataaaaattattttgggtCTTCAACCCCTCCTCTTCGGTCTCTACTTTTTTTCAATATCCGCCGTTACGGGGAAGACATTAGTCTTAGCTTCAAAAGTTTCAGAAAGCTTAGGATAGTGGACCTTGAGAATGTTGAGATGGGTTATGATTTGCCAGAAGGAATTGGTGAATTCAGGCTTCTAAGGTACCTCGGTTTAAGACGCACATCCATTGAAAGGCTCCCTCATTCCTTCGGTTTTTTGCGAAACCTACAAACTCTTGACATACGGAACATTAACCGAGTGATagtttcaaatttcatttggaAACTTGAAAGTTTACGGCATCTACACGCTTATGATATAATGAGTAATGTGCCTCTTAAAATTGAAGGATTGAGGAATCTCCAAACTCTGTCGCGCATACACTTTGATCACATTATGCACAATGACATGACAACTTTGACAAGTCTTCAGAAACTGGGGATTTGGGTGGATGGAACATCAGAGATAGACAAACTCTGCACGCATTTATCTGAGGTTGGAAGCCTAAAGACGTTACATCTTTATTGTCTCGAGCAGCCACAGTCTCTAGCTGGACTTTCTAAGCTCCATCATGTAACAGCGCTCAAGCTATTCGGGAGGGGTTTGAGAACGCTGCCTCCTGATTTCCCTCCAAATCTCTCTCGCTTGTCTTTGAAAGAAACACGACTCGGGGCTGACCCAATGCCAGTACTAGAGAAGTTGGGACAGCTGTCGTTCCTCAAAATGAAAGATGCATATGAGGGATCACAGCATATGGTCATTTCTAGGAATGGGTTTCACCGATTGAAATTCCTTGAGCTCAGATACCTAAGAGTGGATGAAATAAAGGTGGAGGAAGGTGCATTGCCACGGCTCCAGTGCCTGAGAATCAGGGAGTGCTACAGATTAGAAAAGTTGCCGGAAGAGCTGAAGCACATATCTACTCTTGATAAGCTTGAGCTTGTGGACATGCCAAAAGATTTTATCAGAAGGCTTGATGCGGACATGGTTTCCATTGTCCCTAACCTCAGAATATTTTGA
- the LOC113753637 gene encoding putative disease resistance protein At1g50180 isoform X2, which translates to MADPVVSVVIERTSNLLIQKIVFLKGVRRQVERLQNDLVRMRCFLNDADQRQDEDERIRNWVSEIRAAAYDAEDIIEIFASKVEFFTKDKGLVTKLTYYPLKIVSLNKIGKEIESLRMRLKEIADSREEYGIKNLREGMTTHGEELQRIRRSSPLNEDKDIVGFGEITKSLVSELLKGGKNRRVVSIIGMGGAGKTTLAKKVYNHADVRTRFNCRAWVCVSSSYNHKETLRTIIKQLNPMTNELLDMLERMQEQDLEERLYKDLQDKRYLVVLDDVWKEAAWDCLATRAFPDGSTSSRLLLTSRNLDVAVHADALSKPHELKTLGEEDSWQLFLKKALVHEANAVCPPDLEEVGREIVRRCAGLPLAITVIGGLLLGKKELKSEWEKVLSNFSTYLSRSQNGVSAILELSYADLPANLKFCFLYLGLFPEDSVISVRKLIHMWVAEGIMQKRDAENLEETAAYDDVERLCRRNMVQVAEMTIDERIKSCRVHDLLRDVAIRKAEDENFFQIHDTRDDKISAKSRIEESPNSVAHTL; encoded by the exons ATGGCTGACCCTGTTGTCTCTGTTGTTATTGAGAGAACTAGCAATCTGCTGATTCAAAAAATCGTTTTCCTGAAAGGCGTTCGACGACAAGTTGAGAGACTTCAAAATGATCTGGTCCGGATGCGGTGTTTCCTGAACGATGCTGATCAGAGGCAAGATGAAGATGAGAGGATCCGCAACTGGGTTTCTGAAATCAGAGCTGCGGCCTACGATGCGGAGGATATCATTGAGATCTTTGCCAGCAAAGTTGAGTTCTTCACAAAGGACAAGGGACTCGTCACCAAATTGACGTATTATCCCTTGAAAATTGTGAGCCTCAACAAGATCGGTAAAGAGATTGAGTCCTTACGGATGAGGCTCAAGGAGATTGCTGACAGCCGCGAAGAGTATGGTATCAAAAATCTTAGAGAGGGGATGACTACACATGGAGAAGAGCTTCAACGGATCAGGCGATCCTCTCCTCTCAACGAGGACAAGGATATAGTGGGCTTCGGGGAGATAACAAAATCGCTGGTGTCAGAACTTTTGAAAGGGGGCAAAAACCGCCGTGTGGTTTCGATCATTGGCATGGGAGGTGCTGGTAAGACAACTCTAGCCAAAAAAGTTTATAACCATGCTGACGTCAGGACAAGATTCAACTGCCGTGCTTGGGTATGCGTCTCTTCAAGCTACAATCACAAAGAGACGCTGAGGACAATCATAAAGCAATTAAATCCGATGACTAATGAGCTACTTGACATGTTGGAAAGGATGCAGGAGCAGGACTTGGAAGAAAGGCTGTATAAAGATCTACAAGATAAGCGTTATCTTGTGGTACTTGATGATGTATGGAAGGAAGCAGCGTGGGATTGTCTAGCCACGAGGGCCTTTCCTGATGGTAGTACATCAAGTAGATTGCTACTTACAAGTCGCAACTTGGATGTTGCCGTACACGCAGATGCTCTTAGCAAACCACATGAGTTGAAAACTTTGGGGGAGGAAGACAGCTGGCAGTTGTTTCTCAAAAAGGCCTTAGTCCATGAAGCTAATGCTGTGTGTCCTCCAGATTTGGAAGAAGTAGGTAGAGAGATTGTAAGGAGATGTGCTGGTCTGCCACTGGCCATCACAGTTATAGGTGGCCTGCTACTGGGCAAGAAAGAGTTGAAGAGTGAATGGGAGAAAGTTCTCAGCAACTTTAGCACATACCTATCAAGGAGCCAGAACGGAGTATCAGCAATTCTGGAATTAAGTTATGCAGATCTTCCTGccaatctgaaattttgcttTTTGTATTTGGGTTTGTTTCCCGAAGACTCTGTGATTTCTGTGCGCAAGTTGATCCATATGTGGGTTGCAGAGGGAATAATGCAGAAAAGAGATGCAGAAAATTTGGAGGAAACTGCAGCATATGATGATGTGGAACGACTTTGTCGCAGAAATATGGTCCAAGTGGCGGAAATGACTATTGATGAGAGAATTAAAAGCTGCAGAGTCCATGATTTGCTGCGAGACGTTGCAATCAGAAAGGCAgaggatgaaaatttttttcagaTCCATGACACCAGAGATGATAAAATATCAGCCAAATCCAG GATTGAGGAATCTCCAAACTCTGTCGCGCATACACTTTGA